CTGTCGATCGTGCCGCGCGCCTCGGCCGCATTGCTCCATTGGTTTGCGCGGTCGCGATGCCGTATGGCGTCCTGGCGTTGATCGTCAAGTATCAGGTGAACCTTCCGCTCATGGACGAGTGGATGTGGGCGGACTTCGACTATCATCTGCATCGCGGAACGCTCACGCTCGGCGAGCTCTGGGCGCCGCACAACGAGCATCGCATCCTCGTCCCCAACCTCGTGATGATCGCACTAGCACGCCTGGGCGGCTGGTTCATCGTGCGCGAGGAGCTCGTCGGCTTAGCTTTTTTCATCGCCTGTCAACTCTTGCTGTGGCGCTTGATCAGCCGCACCGTGGTCGAACGGTCCGCGCCCGTGACGTTCTTCTGCGTCTCGGCGCTGCTCTTTTCGCTCGGGCAGCACATGAACTTCGGCTACGGCTTTCAGCTGGGCTGGCCGTTGTGTACGCTCAGCCTGCTGATCGTCGTGACGTTGCTGAGCACTTCGACGATCCCGCTCCGTCACGTCGGGTTCGCAGCGATCGCGGGGGGCGTCGGCAGCTACAGTTCCGCGCAAGCCTTACTCGTTTGGCCGCTCGGCATCGGGCTGCTCCTCCTCGCTCGGCGCCGTTCGGTGACGGCCATCACGGTGTGGCTTGCAGCCGGCCTCGTCGTCATCGCGATCGATCACCTCGGGCGCGGCGCCCCCTCCGCGCAGACGCCGTTCGACGTCGGCGCGCTGCTCGGGTACAGCCTGACGTATCTCGGAAGTCCGCTTGCGGGTTGGGCCGGCATTCTGCCCGCCGCGACGGCCGGATTCGTCTGCGTGGCGGCGATCTGCGGTCACGCCGTTGGAGACGTCGTGCGGCGCGATCGCGTCACGCTTGATCGTCGCGCGCCGTGGTATGCTCTGGCCGCCTACGCGATCCTCGCGGCCCCGATAACCGGAATCGCACGATTGGACAGCGGCGGCGGCGTGCAGGCGCTTTCGAGCCGTTACATTTCGATTTCGTCGTTGTTGACGATAGCGCTCCTCGTTCTGCTCGTCCAAGACGTCTCTGCGAGCCGGCGTGCGATCGTCCGCGCTCTCGCCGTCGCGTCTATCGCGGTGCTGACGCTCCTGGTCGTTCCGGAGAGCCAAAGCGGTCTCGCGTACTGGCAGGCGAACGCGGCTCAGCTCGAGACGGATCTTGCCGAAATCCGCAGCGGCAACACGGCCGCCGTGACGGACATATACCCTTCCATGACGATGCTCGAGAAATACGTTCGCCGACTGCGCGAGATCGGCGATGGGCCCTTCCATCCATGACCAACGCCGAACCGTCAGTGTGCAAACGCAGGATCGTCGCACCAGGTTGCGAACGTCGAGCCGCCACGTGACCCTCGACCGTCCTGCACCCCTTGGTCGCACAGCTTTACTCGTCGGCGCGCTCGCGATGCCCTATGCGATTCTGGCGCTGATCATCGCGTATCGAGTGAACGTCCCATACATGGACGAATGGCAATGGACGGATTTCGTCTACGACTTGCATCGTGGGACGCTTACGTTCGCCGAGTTGTGGGCGCCGCACAACGAGCATCGCATCTTCGTTCCCAACCTGATCATCGTCGTGCTGGCACGGCTCGGCGGCTGGTACATCGTACGCCAACAGATGGTCGGCCTGGCCGGTTTCGTCGCGTGCCAGTTCCTGCTCTGGCGTCTGATCCGACGGACCGTGCCCGTTGTCGTCGTTCCGCTCACGTTCTTCTGCGTGTCGGCGCTGCTCTATTCGCTCGGTCAGTCGATGAACTTCGCCTTCGGCGATCAGCTGGGCTGGCCGATCTGCACATTTGCGGTGCTCAGCGCCGCACTGCTGCTCACGAAGCCGGACGTCTCGGCCGCCGACGTCGCTCTGGCCGCGCTCGCCGGCGTGGTGGGCAGCTACAGTTCCGGCCAGGGATTTCTCACCTGGCCGGTCGGCGTGCTGTTGCTCTTGTTTGCACGGCGGCGCTCCGCAAGGCTGCTTGCCGTCTGGATCGCCTGCGGCGTTATGGTCGTCGTGCTCGATCGGCTCGGGCGGCACGCGACCGGCGCCTACCCCCCGGTCGGTGCCGGCATGCTGCTCGAGTACAGCTTGGCGTATGTCGGCAATCCGCTGGCAGGTTGGGCCGGCATCATGTCCTCAATGGAAGCCGGTCTGCTGTGCGTGCTTGCGATCGTCGCGTTCGCCGTCGACGACGTGATCCGGCGCGACCGCAACACATTCGACCGCCGGCTACCGTGGTACGGCCTGGCGGCGTATGCGATCGCAGCGGCTCCGATCACCGGCTTTGCCCGGTTCGGCAGCGGCGGACTGGCCGAAGCGCTCGCCTCCCGCTACGTCTCGATCTCCTCATTGCTGACGATGGCGCTGGTGGTTCTCCTGGTGCAATACGCGGTGACGCACCGTCACGTTCTCGCGCGCACGACGGCGATCGCCGCGGTCGGAGTGATGATGCTGCTGCTCATCCCGACGAATGAAGGCGGTCTCGCGTTTTGGCAGGGCTTCGCGATTCAGCGCCAGGCCGACCTCGACGAGATCCGCCGCGGCGACGTCGCTGCCGCGACCGACACCTTCCCGAACATGACGTTGCTCTTCCGCTACGTGTGGGAGCTGCAGCAGACGCACGACGGACCCTTTCGGCCCGGCGGATGAATTCGGCTAACCCGAACCGACTTGCGTGCAGACGATCGTCGTATCGGGGTCGCAGCTCTCGCACTCGAACTGCACGGTCACGTGGCTGATGGCGAAGTCGTCGTGCATGGCGGCGTCGATCGCCCGCATGATCGCGCTGGCCTCGCTGAGCTTGCGGTCGTCGAGCACGACGTGGGCCGAGAGGGCGTGGGCGCCCGAGCCGATCGTCCAGACGTGCAGGTCGTGCACGTCGACGACGCCGTCGACGACGGCGATGCGCGTCCGCACCGCCGGGACCTCGACGTGGCCGGGGACGCTCTCGAGCAGCACGTCGGTCGCTTCGCGCGCGATGCGCAGCACGCCGACGACGATGATCGCCGCGACCAGCAGCGAGAGCAGCGGGTCGATCCAGGCCGCGCCGGTCACGGCGATCGCGATGCCGCCGACGATCACCGCGAACCCGCCGAGCACGTCGCCGAAGACGTGCATCAGCGCCGCGCGCACGTTGAGGTTGCCGCGCGCGCCGCGTGCCAGCGTGATGCCGACCGCGGCATTGACCACCAGGCCGATCGCGGCCACCCCCGCCATCAGCGCGGCCGCGGGCAGCTCGGGGTGCATGAAGCGCTTCACCGCTTCGATCGCGATCAGCACGGTGACCGCGGTCAGCAGCGCGCCGTTGGCCAGCGCGGCGAGGATCTCGTAGCGCGCGAACCCGTAGGTCTGGCGCTGGGTCGCCGGCCGGCGCGCCTGCACCGCGGCCGCCAGCGCGATGCCCAGCGCGACGACGTCCATCGCGACGTGCGCGGAGTCCGAGAGCAGCGCCAGCGAGCCCGAGCGGATGCCGCCCAGCAGCTCGACCACGAACACGGCGGCCGTCGCCAGCAGCGCGACCTTCAGCCGGCCCGGCGAGCCCGTGCTCGGACCGTGCTCGTGGCCGGCGTGTCCGCTCACGGATCGTTCACACGCGCGCGGCCTTGAGCGCGAGCACGCCCAGCATCGCGGCGAAGGTGGCAAACGTTCGGGACTCGGCTTTGGCGATCACGTCCGGGTCGTACGACCCCTGCTGGGGCTCGGCCGGTTCCACCAGCGGGACGATGCGCGGCACGCGCGCCACGTAGTCGTCGAACGCCTGACCGAAGGTCTGCCGCAGGTAGTCTTCCTCGTGCGGGACGATGGTGGCGTACACGGCCAGCATGGCCGCCAACGAGCCGCCGACCAGCAGCGCGCGGGTGCCGGCGCGGTTGCGTCCGGTGAAGGCCCAGGCGAAGCCGGCCGCGGTCAGCAGGTTGCCGACGTAGAGCGGGTTGCGCACGTAGGCGTACGGCCCCGCCGTGATCAAGCGCGGCGCGGTGACCTTGTCGCCGCGGGTCGTCACCCCGCTGTAGCCGACCGCCCACATCCGCACCGCCTCGCCCAGGAAGGCCAGCGGCAAGCCGGTCGCGATCGAGAGCGCGCTCGGCTTGCCCAGCGCGGCCAGCACGACGGCGGGCAACGCCAGCAGCTCGCCGCGACGGCCGAAGACGAAGGAGCGGAAAGTATCGTCGTTCACGAGTGCACCAAGCGCGTACGCGCGTCGTCGTAGACCGCGCGCAGCGCGGCCTGCAAGGGAATTCGAGGAGCCCAGCCCGTCGCGCCGCGCAGCTTCGCGGCGTCGCCGACGCTGAGCGGGACGTCAGCCGGGCGCATTCGCTCCGGGTCTTCGCGCACCTCGACCGGGACGCCGGCGATCGTGATCAGCGCGCGCAGGACCTCGCGGATCGTCGTCGCCGTGCCGCTGCACACGTTGTAGACCTCGCCTGCCTCGCCGGTGCCTTCGAGCAGGTCGGCGTAGGCCTCGCAAACGTCGCGCACGTCGAGAAAGTCGCGACTGGCCTCGAGGTTGCCGACCAGCAGCTGCGGCGCGCCGCCGGCGGCGATGCGGGCCAGCTGCGTCGCGAAGGCGGTGACCGCGAAGCGCTCGTCCTGCCCGGGTCCGATGTGGTTGAACGCGCGCGTGATGACGGCGTCGACGCCGTACGAGTGCACGTAGCTCATCGCGAGCGCTTCGGCGGCGACCTTGCTGGCGGCGTAGGGGTTGCGCGGCGCGCACGCGACGGTCTCGCGCAGCGGGTACGCGCCCGGCGGCTGCGCGCCGTAGACGTCGGCGCTGCTGACGACCAGGACGCGCGGCGAGCGGCCTTCGTCGCGCAGCGCGCGCACGGCGTCGAGCACGTGCAGCGTGCCGAGCGCGTTGACCGCGAAGGTCGCGTCGGGGTCGCGCTGCGCGTCGGGCACGAAGGCCTGGCCGGCCAGGTGCGCGACCGCGTGCGGCTGCGTGAGCTCGAGCGCGCCGCGGACCGTCAGCGGATCGGTGACGTCGACGAGGATGCCGTCGTCGCCGGCGCGGCGGTCGGCCGGAATCACCTCGTGGCCGCGGCCGCGCAAGGTCGCGACGAGGTGGCGTCCGACGAACCCCTGCGCGCCCGTCACGAGCACGCGCATCAGCTCACGCCCGAACGAGCGGGCGCAGGCGGTCGAGATCCGCCCGGACCATCTGGTCGACGAGCTGCTCGAACGAGACCGCCGGCACCCAGCCCAGCATCGTGCGCGCCTTGGCCGGATCGCCGACCAGCAGATCGACTTCGGCCGGCCGGTAGTAGCGCGGATCGACGACGACGTAGCGTTCCCAATCCAGGTCGACCGCGGCGAAGGCCAAGCGCACGAAGTCGCGCACGGCGTGCGTGCGTCCGGTCGCGATGACGTAGTCGTCGGGACGGTCCTGCTGCAGCATCAGCCACATCGCGCGCACGTAGTCGCCGGCGAAACCCCAGTCGCGCTGCGCGTCGAGGTTGCCCAAGCGCAACTGGTCGGCCAGTCCGAGCTTGATCCGCGCGACGCCGTCGGAGATCTTGCGGGTGACGAACTCCTTGCCGCGCCGCGGAGACTCGTGGTTGAACAGGATTCCGCTGCACGCGAACAGGTCGTACGACTCGCGGTAGTTGACCGTGATCCAATGGCCGTAGAGCTTGGCGACGCCGTACGGCGAGCGCGGATAGAACGACGTCGTCTCGTTCTGGGGCACCGCCTGCACCTTGCCGAACATCTCCGAGCTCGAGGCTTGGTAGAAGCGGATCGTCGGATCGATGACGCGCACCGCTTCGAGCACCCGGGTGACGCCCAGCGCCGTGAACTCGCCGGTCAGCACCGGCTGGGTGAACGAAGCGGGCACGAACGACTGCGCGGCCAGATTGTAGATCTCGCACGGCCGGAACTCGGCGACGATCGTCCCGATCGAGCTCTGGTCGAGCAGGTCGCCGGAGACGATCTCGACGCGGTCGACCAGGTGCTCGATCCGCTCGTGCACTTCGGTCGACGTGCGGCGCGTCATGCCGATGACGCGATAGCCCTGCTCCAGCAGCAGCTCGGCGAGGTACGAGCCGTCCTGGCCGGTGATACCGGTGATCAGCGCGGTCTTTGGGGGCACGCGGGGCCTTTCAGTTCAGGATCTGGACGTGCTGGCCGTTCTCGTCGAAGACGAAGCGGGTCTCGTACAGCTCGTCGCTCTCGGGTCCGACGACCTTCGACTGGATCACCAAGCGGTGCATCAGCTTGTCGTTGTGGCGCACGATCCCCGAGTAGAAATACTGCACGAGCGGCGTGACGCGCTCGTCGAGCGGAGCCAGCCGCCGCCGGTCGACCAACATCTGCAGGAGTCGCACCTGGAGTTCCTTCGGAAGCAGGCGGGCCGTGTCGTCGGGCGTCATGCGCACCGTCGTCAGCTCTTCCTGCGCCTTGTTGGACTCGGCCACCGGCTTGTCGGTCGTGTAGCGGATGATCGCGTCCCAGTCGTCGGCGGGGATGCCGGTGAATCGCATCCCGTAGCGCCAGACCGTCCGCCCCTGGTGCTGGACGTTGTCCTGCCAGACCGTCTTCGCACGCAGCCGCACCTGGCGGTCGTCGATCTGCGCTCGGACCTCGAACTCTTCGCGCGGAACCTGCTCCTGGGTCAGAATGCACAAGCCGCCGCCGCTGATGTCGAGCCCGATAGCGGCGCGCGTCGACTTCCCATCGAGGCTATAGGCAGCTCGATAGGGCTTCTTCTTGCGCGGGAACTTGCGCCGGTTTACTTCCTTACCGGTAAACCAAGCAAGCAGCTCGGGGAGCATTCCCTGCTAGGGTTGGCGCTCGGCCGCGGGAAGTCCCTGGCCACGTACGAACCGTGACCGAAACGTGACCGTCCGCCCCGACTCTGCCGGTCGACGGGATCCCGAAAAGCACCGCATGGCACAACCCTTCGTCGGCGTCCACTTCCCGAAAGCTGGGGGCAGCTCTCTCTCGGTCCAGCTCAGCGAGCATCTCGCCGATCGAGTCGAGTACGATTACGGGCACGACCCGCTCGGTCCGGCCGCCTTTGAGACGGCCGGCCGGTTGCCGCCCGGCCGGACCGGCGTCTACGGCCACTTCCGGCCCGAGCGTTACGCGCAGGTTCCCGACGTGCTGCGCTTCACGTTCCTTCGCGAGCCCGTCGACAACCTGATCTCGATTTACTTCTTCTGGCAAACCCGGCCGGAGCAGCCCAACCGTCCCGTCCTCTCGCGCTTTCTTCGCGAACGCCCGAGCATCGAGGCGTTCGCCGCTTACGAGCCCATGCGGCGCTTGCTCTCCGAGACGTACTTCGGCGGCTACGACGTGAGCCGGTTCGACTTCATCGGCTTTCATGACTCGCGGGCCGGCGATGTGGAGCAGCTGGGCAGGATGCTGGGCCTTCCGCTCGTCCCGGCGGTGAAGGTCAACGTGACCGTGCACGGCGCGTCCGAGCGAGAGGCCCTGCGCTCCGACCCAGCCCGGCTGCGTGCGCTGCAAGATCTGCTCGTGGACGACATCCGTTTCTACGAGCGCCTGCGCAGCCGGCGGTGACGTGAGACGGGGCTACGGGCTGACGACGGGATAGCCGAGCAGTTCGAAGTCGTCGCGGAACAGCTCATTGATCCGGCGGATCGACGCGCTGTTCATTCGTGAGGTGTACTTGTAGTCGCCCGGTCGAAGCGGAAAGGGCGCGACGTCGACGTTGGCGCTCGTCCGTTCGGGAATCGGGATGCCGAGCCGGCGGCAGAGGAGCTCGAAATCAGCCTCGAACTCCTCGACCCGGCCGACGAAGTCGACGGCCTGTGCGCCCGCATAGTGCGTCCAATAGTGAGCCGGGTGGAGCGGAAGACTGCTGTTGCGCCCGATCTCGTAGACTTGGTGTTCCTCGAGGCTCGCCATCCAGGCGTCGAAGTCGTAGCCGGCGGCGATCAGCTGAGCGGCGTTCTCGCTCAGCTGCCGCACGACCAGCGATCGAACCCACGGTGTGCGGAACGGGACGAGCGGCTGCTGGTCGCGATCGCGCAGCAGCTGACGAAAGCCGGAGTATGCACGGTCGTACGGGTTGCGCACGAAGGCCGCGGTGAAGTAGCCAAGGCTCGCCTCGGGCAACGCGCGATAATCCGCGAGGGTAAGATGGCGGTGAACGACCCGCTGGAGCGCCGCATTGAAGTCATAGAACCGCTCGTGCTCGCTCTCGTCGTATGCGACCAGACGCGTCCAAACTGTACTGCTCGCGCACTTCCACGGTACCAAGAGCACGAACCGGTACCGGTGTGAGACGATCATCGAGACGAGAGCGCGCCCAGCGCGGGCGAGGCTGCGGCGCTCAACCTACCCGGCGGCGATAGCGCGCGTCGCGCGAGCAGCGAGGAAATCGTCGAGCGCGTCTTCCCACGCCGGGAGCGGTGCAATTCCGGCTGCGGCGAAGGTCGTGTTCTCGAGCGGCGAGTACATCGGCCGCTGCGTCGGGTTGCCGAACGAGGCGTACGTGATCGGCTCGAGCCGCGCGTTCGCGAAACCAGCCTTGCGAAATGCGCATTGCACGAACTCGAACCACGAGCAGGCGCCGGCGTTGGTGACGTGGTGCGTTCCGTACGCGTTCGCGTCGATGAGGTCGCGCATCGCGCGTGCGACGTGAGGCGCGTACGAGGGCGAGAAGATCATGTCGGCGACCATGCGCGTCGGCTCACCGCGCTCAGCCTGCTGCAAGACTTTCTCGATCAGCGTGTAGCCCTTGTTCGAGGTGCCCGCCGCGCCGAAGACGCCGCTCGTTCGCACGATGTAATGCCGCGGCCCGAGCCGGCGCGCCAGCAGCTCGCCGGCGAGCTTCGAGGCGCCGTAGGCCGTGCGCGGCTTGGCTGCGTCGTCCTCCCGGTATGCGCGCCCGAGCGTTCCGTCGAAGACGTAGTCGGTGCTGACCGTCGCGAACGCGATGCCCCGCTCCGCGCACGCTCGGGCCGCGGCGTCGACTGCGAGCGCGTTGATCGCGAACGCCCGCTCGGGCTCGCGTTCACAGATGTCGACGTGGTGGAATGCCGAGCAGTTGACGAGCACGTCGGGGCGCTGCTCGTCCAGAAATCGCGCGATCGCGGTCTGGTCCTCGAATGCAAGCTCGGCGTGCGCGGGCGTCACCAGCTCGCGCCCCGCAAAGGTCTCGACGAGCGCCGACCCCAGCTGTCCGGACGCGCCGACGATCGCGATTCGGCGTGCGCTCACGTCGGCGCCAGCTTCCGCTGGCGCTCCTCCGCCACCAGCTGCGCGGCACGGAACAGCGATTCGAATTGGCCGGCGTCGGTCCACCAGCCCTCCAGCTCGTCGAAGTAGCAGTCACCGGCGGCGATGTAGGCGTTGTTGACGTCGGTGATCTCGAGCTCACCGCGCTTGGACGGCTGCAGGTTGCGCGCGTAATCGAAGACGCGGTTATCGTACATGTAGATGCCAGTCACCGCGTGGCGGCTCTTGGGTACCGCGGGCTTCTCCTCGATCCCGACGATGCGGTCGCCGGCGAACTCGGCGACGCCGAAGCGCTCCGGGTCCTCGACCTCCTTGAGCAGCAGGCGGCATCCGCTGGACTGCCGCACGAAGCGCTGCACGTGCGGCGTGATGTCGTCTTGGATGATGTTGTCGCCTAAGATCACGATGATGCTCTCGCCGGCCGCGAAGTGCTCGCAGAGCTTGAGCGCGGCGGCGATTCCGCCCTCGCCTTCCTGGTAGGTGTAGGCGATGTGCGGCAGGCCGAAATCACGGCCGTTGCCGAGCAGCCGCAGGAAGTCGCCTGCGTTACTGCCGCCGGTGACGATCATGATCTCGCTGAGCCCGGCCTTGCATAAGGTCTCGAGCGGATAGTAGATCATCGGCTTGTCGTAGATCGGAAGCAGATGCTTGTTGGTCACCTTCGTCAGCGGGCGAAGTCGCGTGCCGAGGCCACCGGCGAGAACGATTCCCTTCACGTCAATCTCCTAGCGGTGCGCGTACTGACGCTCGTAGTACGCCCGAAATTCACCCGACTTGATCGGTCGCCACCACGCCTCGTTGTCGCGGTACCACGCGACCGTCTGGGCCAAACCTTCTTCGAACGGCACGCGCGCGCTCCAGCCGAGCCGACGCGCCTTGGCGCTGTCGAGCGCGTAGCGGCGATCGTGCCCGGCACGGTCGACGACATGACGCACGCTGGTTTCGAACGAGCGACCCGTCAGCTCGAGCAGCCGCTGCGTGATGGCGAGGTTCGTGCGGCTGTTTCCGCCGCCCAAATTGTAAGCGTGGCCGGGGCGCCCGTGCTCGAGCACGTGCGCGATGCCGCGCGCGTGGTCGTCGACGTGGAGCCAATCGCGCACCTGCAGGCCGTCGCCGTACACCGGGACCGTCTGATCGTCGATCAG
The window above is part of the Candidatus Sulfotelmatobacter sp. genome. Proteins encoded here:
- a CDS encoding sulfotransferase family 2 domain-containing protein codes for the protein MIVSHRYRFVLLVPWKCASSTVWTRLVAYDESEHERFYDFNAALQRVVHRHLTLADYRALPEASLGYFTAAFVRNPYDRAYSGFRQLLRDRDQQPLVPFRTPWVRSLVVRQLSENAAQLIAAGYDFDAWMASLEEHQVYEIGRNSSLPLHPAHYWTHYAGAQAVDFVGRVEEFEADFELLCRRLGIPIPERTSANVDVAPFPLRPGDYKYTSRMNSASIRRINELFRDDFELLGYPVVSP
- a CDS encoding sugar phosphate nucleotidyltransferase; this translates as MKGIVLAGGLGTRLRPLTKVTNKHLLPIYDKPMIYYPLETLCKAGLSEIMIVTGGSNAGDFLRLLGNGRDFGLPHIAYTYQEGEGGIAAALKLCEHFAAGESIIVILGDNIIQDDITPHVQRFVRQSSGCRLLLKEVEDPERFGVAEFAGDRIVGIEEKPAVPKSRHAVTGIYMYDNRVFDYARNLQPSKRGELEITDVNNAYIAAGDCYFDELEGWWTDAGQFESLFRAAQLVAEERQRKLAPT
- the gmd gene encoding GDP-mannose 4,6-dehydratase → MPPKTALITGITGQDGSYLAELLLEQGYRVIGMTRRTSTEVHERIEHLVDRVEIVSGDLLDQSSIGTIVAEFRPCEIYNLAAQSFVPASFTQPVLTGEFTALGVTRVLEAVRVIDPTIRFYQASSSEMFGKVQAVPQNETTSFYPRSPYGVAKLYGHWITVNYRESYDLFACSGILFNHESPRRGKEFVTRKISDGVARIKLGLADQLRLGNLDAQRDWGFAGDYVRAMWLMLQQDRPDDYVIATGRTHAVRDFVRLAFAAVDLDWERYVVVDPRYYRPAEVDLLVGDPAKARTMLGWVPAVSFEQLVDQMVRADLDRLRPLVRA
- a CDS encoding cation diffusion facilitator family transporter; its protein translation is MSGHAGHEHGPSTGSPGRLKVALLATAAVFVVELLGGIRSGSLALLSDSAHVAMDVVALGIALAAAVQARRPATQRQTYGFARYEILAALANGALLTAVTVLIAIEAVKRFMHPELPAAALMAGVAAIGLVVNAAVGITLARGARGNLNVRAALMHVFGDVLGGFAVIVGGIAIAVTGAAWIDPLLSLLVAAIIVVGVLRIAREATDVLLESVPGHVEVPAVRTRIAVVDGVVDVHDLHVWTIGSGAHALSAHVVLDDRKLSEASAIMRAIDAAMHDDFAISHVTVQFECESCDPDTTIVCTQVGSG
- a CDS encoding isoprenylcysteine carboxylmethyltransferase family protein encodes the protein MNDDTFRSFVFGRRGELLALPAVVLAALGKPSALSIATGLPLAFLGEAVRMWAVGYSGVTTRGDKVTAPRLITAGPYAYVRNPLYVGNLLTAAGFAWAFTGRNRAGTRALLVGGSLAAMLAVYATIVPHEEDYLRQTFGQAFDDYVARVPRIVPLVEPAEPQQGSYDPDVIAKAESRTFATFAAMLGVLALKAARV
- a CDS encoding PilZ domain-containing protein, which translates into the protein MLPELLAWFTGKEVNRRKFPRKKKPYRAAYSLDGKSTRAAIGLDISGGGLCILTQEQVPREEFEVRAQIDDRQVRLRAKTVWQDNVQHQGRTVWRYGMRFTGIPADDWDAIIRYTTDKPVAESNKAQEELTTVRMTPDDTARLLPKELQVRLLQMLVDRRRLAPLDERVTPLVQYFYSGIVRHNDKLMHRLVIQSKVVGPESDELYETRFVFDENGQHVQILN
- a CDS encoding GDP-mannose 4,6-dehydratase, with the translated sequence MRVLVTGAQGFVGRHLVATLRGRGHEVIPADRRAGDDGILVDVTDPLTVRGALELTQPHAVAHLAGQAFVPDAQRDPDATFAVNALGTLHVLDAVRALRDEGRSPRVLVVSSADVYGAQPPGAYPLRETVACAPRNPYAASKVAAEALAMSYVHSYGVDAVITRAFNHIGPGQDERFAVTAFATQLARIAAGGAPQLLVGNLEASRDFLDVRDVCEAYADLLEGTGEAGEVYNVCSGTATTIREVLRALITIAGVPVEVREDPERMRPADVPLSVGDAAKLRGATGWAPRIPLQAALRAVYDDARTRLVHS
- the rfbD gene encoding dTDP-4-dehydrorhamnose reductase, whose amino-acid sequence is MSARRIAIVGASGQLGSALVETFAGRELVTPAHAELAFEDQTAIARFLDEQRPDVLVNCSAFHHVDICEREPERAFAINALAVDAAARACAERGIAFATVSTDYVFDGTLGRAYREDDAAKPRTAYGASKLAGELLARRLGPRHYIVRTSGVFGAAGTSNKGYTLIEKVLQQAERGEPTRMVADMIFSPSYAPHVARAMRDLIDANAYGTHHVTNAGACSWFEFVQCAFRKAGFANARLEPITYASFGNPTQRPMYSPLENTTFAAAGIAPLPAWEDALDDFLAARATRAIAAG